In Colius striatus isolate bColStr4 chromosome 17, bColStr4.1.hap1, whole genome shotgun sequence, the following proteins share a genomic window:
- the DEPDC5 gene encoding GATOR1 complex protein DEPDC5 isoform X11, whose protein sequence is MRTNKVYKLVIHKKGFGGSDDELVVNPKVFLQIKLGDVVEIAHPNDEYSPLLLQVKSLKEDLQKETISVDQTVAQVFRLRPYQDVHVNVVDPKEVTLDLVELTFKDQYIGRGDMWRLKKSLVSTCAYVTQKVEFAGIRAQAGELWVKSEKVTCGYISEDTRVVFRSTSAMVYIFIQMSCEMWDFDIYGDLYFEKAVNGFLADLFTKWKEKNCSHEVTVVLFSRTFYEAKSIDEFPEAHRASIQQDHEGRFYEDFYKVVVQNERREEWTSLLVTIKKLFIQYPVLVRLEQAEGFPPGYNSTSAQGNYLEAINLSFNVFDKHYINRNFDRTGQMSVVITPGVGVFEVDRLLMILTKQRMIDNGIGVDLVCMGEQPLHAVPLFKLHNRCGPGDSRLGDDYNIPHWINHSFYTSKSQLLCNSFTPRIKLAGRKPPTEKAKSNRDASLGGPKDAENALPIQVDYDGYDAQVFRLPGPSRAQRCTTFSRSVRERESRTRKSSSSYDVSCSPSLQSRTLPPEEVRSQASDDSSLGKISNILMIPRPHLHQCEVSSSLGYTSTRDALENMLESQQRDSSAPGRFHVGSAESLLRVRPGGLVPQRALINPFAPSRMPMKLTSNRRRWMHTFPVGPSGEAIQIHHQTRQNMAEMQGSGQQDLTHSSAELLELAYHEATGRHISSRHAGENVSFLSFTGAEEYSNSVAGSSSAGMNLKTQNKDSLEDAVSNSADPILTLSAPPVVPGFCCTVGVDWKSLTTPACLPLTTDYFPDRQSLQNDYTEGCYDLLPEADMDRRDEEGVQMTAQQVFEEFICQRLMQGYQIIVQPKPQKPPAAVPPPLSSSPLYSRGLVSRNRPEEEDQYWLSMGRTFHKVTLKDKIITVTRYLPKYPYESAQINYTYSLCPSHSDSEFVSCWVEFSHERLEEYKWNYLDQYICSAGSEDFSLIESLKFWRTRFLLLPACISATKRISEGEAHCDVYGDRPRSDEEEWQLLDGFIRFVEGLNRIRRRHRSDRMIRKGSAMKGLQITGPIPTHSLEQSGPPIGKKGTSALSALLQMEASQKTLGEQQAAMLSGKSSGQPSESGSIAITPTYMDSPRKDGAFFMDFVRSPRTASTFYSQVSIDQSVPATSDGSTLINPGQLPDRGNTQTLGSSQSAADQGYAPASAAESSSQQCSASTLTSSSTLIEILEAMKHPTTGIQLLSEQKGLSPYCFISAEVVHWLVNNVEGVQTQAMAIDIMQKMLEEQLIVHASGEALRTFIYGFYFYKIVVDKEADRVGMQQPAMWHTAAMDDFSAFQRKWFEVAFVAEELLHSEIPAFFLPWLPSRPASYATEMSFDCLGRQFRGMGPRFE, encoded by the exons ATGATGAACTGGTGGTGAATCCTAAGGTATTTCTACAGATCAAGCTGGGAGATGTTGTGGAAATTGCACATCCCAATGATGAGTACAG TCCCTTGCTTCTACAAGTCAAGTCACTGAAAGAAGATTTGCAGAAAG AAACGATAAGTGTGGATCAGACAGTTGCACAAGTGTTCCGACTGCGGCCGTACCAGGATGTCCATGTCAATGTGGTTGACCCAAAG GAGGTGACCTTGGACTTGGTGGAGCTCACCTTTAAAGATCAGTACATAGGGCGCGGGGATATGTGGCGACTGAAGAAAAGCTTG GTCAGCACATGTGCATATGTCACCCAGAAAGTTGAATTTGCAGGTATCAG GGCACAGGCAGGTGAACTGTGGGTAAAGAGTGAGAAAGTCACTTGTGGCTACATCAGTGAGGACACTCGG gtTGTCTTCCGCTCCACGTCTGCCATGGTTTATATTTTTATCCAGATGAGCTGTGAAATGTGGGATTTTGATATTTATG GGGACCTATACTTTGAGAAAGCTGTGAATGGCTTCCTTGCTGACCTCTTCACAAAGTGGAAG GAGAAGAATTGCAGCCATGAAGTGACAGTGGTTCTGTTTTCGAGAACATTTTACGAAGCAAAATCTATCG atGAGTTTCCCGAAGCACATCGTGCATCAATCCAACAGGATCACGAGGGGAGATTTTACGAAGACTTTTACAA AGTTGTAGTTCAGAATGAGAGACGAGAAGAATGGACCTCATTGCTGGTGACcattaaaaagcttttcatcCAGTATCCTGTGCTGGTACGACTAGAGCAAGCAG AGGGTTTTCCTCCAGGTTACAATTCTACCTCAGCACAAGGGAACTACCTGGAGGCCATAAATCTTTCTTTCAATG TGTTTGACAAGCACTACATCAACCGGAACTTCGACCGCACGGGGCAGATGTCTGTGGTGATCACTCCTGGTGTCGGCGTCTTCGAGGTCGATCGGCTGCTCATGATCCTAACCAAGCAGCGGATGATAGACAACG GGATAGGAGTGGATTTGGTATGCATGGGAGAACAACCACTGCATGCTGTACCACTCTTTAAG CTCCACAATCGCTGCGGTCCTGGAGACTCCAGATTGGGTGATGACTACAATATTCCACACTGGATAAACCACAG cttctATACATCCAAAAGCCAGCTCCTGTGTAACAGCTTCACCCCACGGATCAAGCTGGCAGGAAGGAAA CCACCGACTGAGAAAGCAAAAAGTAACCGTGATGCCT CATTAGGAGGTCCAAAAGATGCTGAGAATGCCCTGCCTATCCAGGTGGATTATGATGGCTACGATGCCCAGGTGTTCAGACTGCCAGGCCCATCCAGAGCCCAGCGCTGTACCACTTTCAG CAGGTCtgtgagggagagagagagtCGTACCAGGAAAAGCTCCAGTTCCTACGATGTGTCGTGCAGCCCGTCCCTGCAGAGCCGCACGCTGCCCCCCGAGGAGGTGAGGAGCCAGGCTTCTGATGACAGCTCCCTGGGCAAGATCTCCAACATTCTCATGATCCCACGGCCTCATCTGCACCAGTGTGAAGTCAGCAGCTCTTTGGGCTATACCAGTACCAGAG ATGCCCTGGAGAACATGCTGGAGTCTCAGCAGCGCGACTCGAGCGCGCCGGGGCGCTTCCACGTGGGCAGCGCGGAGTCGCTGCTGCGCGTGCGGCCGGGGGGGCTGGTGCCGCAGCGCGCGCTCATCAACCCCTTCGCCCCGTCCCGCATGCCCATGAAGCTGACGTCCAACCGCCGCCGCTGGATGCACACCTTCCCCGTCG GTCCATCAGGAGAAGCTATCCAGATCCACCACCAGACCCGTCAGAACATGGCAGAAATGCAGGGCAGCGGGCAGCAGGATCTGACACActcctctgctgagctgctggagctggcttATCATGAGGCAACTGGCAG GCACATCAGCTCTCGGCATGCAGGTGAAAATGTCTCCTTCCTGAGCTTCACAGGAGCAGAGGAATACTCGAACAgtgtggctggcagcagcagtgcag GGATGAACCTCAAAACTCAGAACAAGGATTCCTTGGAAGATGCTGTCTCTAACTCTGCAGATCCAA TTCTGACGCTGTCTGCTCCCCCCGTAGTGCCAGGCTTCTGTTGTACAGTTGGAGTGGACTGGAAATCCCTCACTACCCCGGCCTGTCTCCCTCTCACCACGGATTACTTCCCTGACCGCCAGAGCCTGCAGAACGATTACACCGAGGGTTGCTATGATCTGCTCCCCGAGGCTGACATGGACAG GAGAGATGAGGAGGGAGTGCAGATGACAGCCCAGCAGGTGTTTGAGGAGTTCATTTGCCAACGGCTCATGCAGGGCTATCAGATCATTGTGCAGCCCAAGCCGCAGAAGCCACCCGCGGCTGTGCCGCCCccgctcagcagcagccccctgtACAGTCGAG GTCTTGTATCAAGAAACCGACCTGAGGAAGAAGATCAGTACTGGCTGAGTATGGGCCGTACCTTCCACAAAGTAACACTGAAAGACAAAATTATTACTGTGACTCGATACCTGCCAAA GTATCCATATGAATCTGCACAGATAAACTACACTTACAGCTTGTGCCCCTCACACTCAGACTCTGAATTTGTCTCTTGCTGGGTGGAATTTTCCCATGAGAGACTGGAAGAGTACAAGTGGAATTACTTGGATCAGTATATCTGTTCTGCTGGCTCTGAGGATTTCAG CCTTATCGAGTCGCTGAAGTTCTGGAGGACCcgcttcctgctgctgcccgcCTGCATCAGCGCCACGAAGCGCATCTCGGAGGGGGAGGCTCACTGCGACGTGTACGGCGACAGGCCGCGCTCTGACGAGGAGGAGTGGCAGCTCCTCGATGGCTTCATCCGCTTCGTGGAGGGCCTGAACCGCATCCGGCGCCGCCATCGCTCCGACCGGATGATCCGC AAAGGGTCTGCCATGAAAGGCTTGCAGATTACTGGGCCAATTCCCACCCACTCTCTGGAGCAGTCTGGGCCTCCCATTGGGAAGAAAGGAACCTCAGcgctctcagctctgctgcagatgGAAGCCAGTCAGAA gaCACTGggggagcagcaggcagcaatGCTTTCTGGGAAGAGCTCTGGGCAGCCTTCGGAGAGTGGGAGCATTGCTATCACACCCACCTATATGGACAGCCCTCGTAAG GATGGGGCCTTCTTTATGGATTTTGTTCGCAGCCCACGTACAGCTTCAACCTTCTACTCACAG GTCTCCATAGACCAGTCAGTTCCTGCAACCTCAGATGGCAGCACATTGATAAACCCAGGGCAGTTACCTGACAGGGGCAACACGCAGACCTTGGGGAGTTCCCAGAGTGCTGCAGACCAGGGGTATGCCCcagccagtgctgctgagaGCAG CTCTCAGCAGTGTTCAGCAAGCACTCTGACTTCCTCCTCCACCTTGATAGAGATTCTCGAAGCCATGAAACACCCCAC CACAGGGATCCAGCTGCTCTCTGAACAGAAGGGTCTCTCTCCGTACTGTTTCATCAGTGCAGAAGTGGTGCACTGGCTGGTGAATAATGTGGAGGGTGTGCAAACCCAGGCCATGGCCATCGACATCATGCAG aaaatGCTAGAAGAGCAGCTCATTGTCCATGCATCTGGAGAAGCTTTACGAACCTTTATTtatggcttttatttttacaagatTGTTGTGGACAAAGAAGCAGACCGAG TGGGCATGCAGCAGCCTGCCATGTGGCACACAGCTGCCATGGATgacttctctgccttccagagGAAATGGTTTGAGGTGGCATTTGTGGCAGAAGAGCTCCTGCACTCGGAGATCCCCGCGTTCttcctgccctggctgcccagcCGCCCAGCCTCCTATGCAA CTGAGATGTCTTTTGACTGCCTGGGGAGGCAATTCCGTGGCATGGGCCCCCGATTTGAGTGA
- the DEPDC5 gene encoding GATOR1 complex protein DEPDC5 isoform X10, whose translation MRTNKVYKLVIHKKGFGGSDDELVVNPKVFLQIKLGDVVEIAHPNDEYSPLLLQVKSLKEDLQKETISVDQTVAQVFRLRPYQDVHVNVVDPKEVTLDLVELTFKDQYIGRGDMWRLKKSLVSTCAYVTQKVEFAGIRAQAGELWVKSEKVTCGYISEDTRVVFRSTSAMVYIFIQMSCEMWDFDIYGDLYFEKAVNGFLADLFTKWKEKNCSHEVTVVLFSRTFYEAKSIDEFPEAHRASIQQDHEGRFYEDFYKVVVQNERREEWTSLLVTIKKLFIQYPVLVRLEQAEGFPPGYNSTSAQGNYLEAINLSFNVFDKHYINRNFDRTGQMSVVITPGVGVFEVDRLLMILTKQRMIDNGIGVDLVCMGEQPLHAVPLFKLHNRCGPGDSRLGDDYNIPHWINHSFYTSKSQLLCNSFTPRIKLAGRKPPTEKAKSNRDASLGGPKDAENALPIQVDYDGYDAQVFRLPGPSRAQRCTTFSRSVRERESRTRKSSSSYDVSCSPSLQSRTLPPEEVRSQASDDSSLGKISNILMIPRPHLHQCEVSSSLGYTSTRDALENMLESQQRDSSAPGRFHVGSAESLLRVRPGGLVPQRALINPFAPSRMPMKLTSNRRRWMHTFPVGPSGEAIQIHHQTRQNMAEMQGSGQQDLTHSSAELLELAYHEATGRHISSRHAGENVSFLSFTGAEEYSNSVAGSSSAGMNLKTQNKDSLEDAVSNSADPILTLSAPPVVPGFCCTVGVDWKSLTTPACLPLTTDYFPDRQSLQNDYTEGCYDLLPEADMDRRDEEGVQMTAQQVFEEFICQRLMQGYQIIVQPKPQKPPAAVPPPLSSSPLYSRGLVSRNRPEEEDQYWLSMGRTFHKVTLKDKIITVTRYLPKYPYESAQINYTYSLCPSHSDSEFVSCWVEFSHERLEEYKWNYLDQYICSAGSEDFSLIESLKFWRTRFLLLPACISATKRISEGEAHCDVYGDRPRSDEEEWQLLDGFIRFVEGLNRIRRRHRSDRMIRKGSAMKGLQITGPIPTHSLEQSGPPIGKKGTSALSALLQMEASQKTLGEQQAAMLSGKSSGQPSESGSIAITPTYMDSPRKDGAFFMDFVRSPRTASTFYSQVSIDQSVPATSDGSTLINPGQLPDRGNTQTLGSSQSAADQGYAPASAAESSSQQCSASTLTSSSTLIEILEAMKHPTTGIQLLSEQKGLSPYCFISAEVVHWLVNNVEGVQTQAMAIDIMQKMLEEQLIVHASGEALRTFIYGFYFYKIVVDKEADRVGMQQPAMWHTAAMDDFSAFQRKWFEVAFVAEELLHSEIPAFFLPWLPSRPASYASRHSSFSRSFGGRSQAAALLAEMSFDCLGRQFRGMGPRFE comes from the exons ATGATGAACTGGTGGTGAATCCTAAGGTATTTCTACAGATCAAGCTGGGAGATGTTGTGGAAATTGCACATCCCAATGATGAGTACAG TCCCTTGCTTCTACAAGTCAAGTCACTGAAAGAAGATTTGCAGAAAG AAACGATAAGTGTGGATCAGACAGTTGCACAAGTGTTCCGACTGCGGCCGTACCAGGATGTCCATGTCAATGTGGTTGACCCAAAG GAGGTGACCTTGGACTTGGTGGAGCTCACCTTTAAAGATCAGTACATAGGGCGCGGGGATATGTGGCGACTGAAGAAAAGCTTG GTCAGCACATGTGCATATGTCACCCAGAAAGTTGAATTTGCAGGTATCAG GGCACAGGCAGGTGAACTGTGGGTAAAGAGTGAGAAAGTCACTTGTGGCTACATCAGTGAGGACACTCGG gtTGTCTTCCGCTCCACGTCTGCCATGGTTTATATTTTTATCCAGATGAGCTGTGAAATGTGGGATTTTGATATTTATG GGGACCTATACTTTGAGAAAGCTGTGAATGGCTTCCTTGCTGACCTCTTCACAAAGTGGAAG GAGAAGAATTGCAGCCATGAAGTGACAGTGGTTCTGTTTTCGAGAACATTTTACGAAGCAAAATCTATCG atGAGTTTCCCGAAGCACATCGTGCATCAATCCAACAGGATCACGAGGGGAGATTTTACGAAGACTTTTACAA AGTTGTAGTTCAGAATGAGAGACGAGAAGAATGGACCTCATTGCTGGTGACcattaaaaagcttttcatcCAGTATCCTGTGCTGGTACGACTAGAGCAAGCAG AGGGTTTTCCTCCAGGTTACAATTCTACCTCAGCACAAGGGAACTACCTGGAGGCCATAAATCTTTCTTTCAATG TGTTTGACAAGCACTACATCAACCGGAACTTCGACCGCACGGGGCAGATGTCTGTGGTGATCACTCCTGGTGTCGGCGTCTTCGAGGTCGATCGGCTGCTCATGATCCTAACCAAGCAGCGGATGATAGACAACG GGATAGGAGTGGATTTGGTATGCATGGGAGAACAACCACTGCATGCTGTACCACTCTTTAAG CTCCACAATCGCTGCGGTCCTGGAGACTCCAGATTGGGTGATGACTACAATATTCCACACTGGATAAACCACAG cttctATACATCCAAAAGCCAGCTCCTGTGTAACAGCTTCACCCCACGGATCAAGCTGGCAGGAAGGAAA CCACCGACTGAGAAAGCAAAAAGTAACCGTGATGCCT CATTAGGAGGTCCAAAAGATGCTGAGAATGCCCTGCCTATCCAGGTGGATTATGATGGCTACGATGCCCAGGTGTTCAGACTGCCAGGCCCATCCAGAGCCCAGCGCTGTACCACTTTCAG CAGGTCtgtgagggagagagagagtCGTACCAGGAAAAGCTCCAGTTCCTACGATGTGTCGTGCAGCCCGTCCCTGCAGAGCCGCACGCTGCCCCCCGAGGAGGTGAGGAGCCAGGCTTCTGATGACAGCTCCCTGGGCAAGATCTCCAACATTCTCATGATCCCACGGCCTCATCTGCACCAGTGTGAAGTCAGCAGCTCTTTGGGCTATACCAGTACCAGAG ATGCCCTGGAGAACATGCTGGAGTCTCAGCAGCGCGACTCGAGCGCGCCGGGGCGCTTCCACGTGGGCAGCGCGGAGTCGCTGCTGCGCGTGCGGCCGGGGGGGCTGGTGCCGCAGCGCGCGCTCATCAACCCCTTCGCCCCGTCCCGCATGCCCATGAAGCTGACGTCCAACCGCCGCCGCTGGATGCACACCTTCCCCGTCG GTCCATCAGGAGAAGCTATCCAGATCCACCACCAGACCCGTCAGAACATGGCAGAAATGCAGGGCAGCGGGCAGCAGGATCTGACACActcctctgctgagctgctggagctggcttATCATGAGGCAACTGGCAG GCACATCAGCTCTCGGCATGCAGGTGAAAATGTCTCCTTCCTGAGCTTCACAGGAGCAGAGGAATACTCGAACAgtgtggctggcagcagcagtgcag GGATGAACCTCAAAACTCAGAACAAGGATTCCTTGGAAGATGCTGTCTCTAACTCTGCAGATCCAA TTCTGACGCTGTCTGCTCCCCCCGTAGTGCCAGGCTTCTGTTGTACAGTTGGAGTGGACTGGAAATCCCTCACTACCCCGGCCTGTCTCCCTCTCACCACGGATTACTTCCCTGACCGCCAGAGCCTGCAGAACGATTACACCGAGGGTTGCTATGATCTGCTCCCCGAGGCTGACATGGACAG GAGAGATGAGGAGGGAGTGCAGATGACAGCCCAGCAGGTGTTTGAGGAGTTCATTTGCCAACGGCTCATGCAGGGCTATCAGATCATTGTGCAGCCCAAGCCGCAGAAGCCACCCGCGGCTGTGCCGCCCccgctcagcagcagccccctgtACAGTCGAG GTCTTGTATCAAGAAACCGACCTGAGGAAGAAGATCAGTACTGGCTGAGTATGGGCCGTACCTTCCACAAAGTAACACTGAAAGACAAAATTATTACTGTGACTCGATACCTGCCAAA GTATCCATATGAATCTGCACAGATAAACTACACTTACAGCTTGTGCCCCTCACACTCAGACTCTGAATTTGTCTCTTGCTGGGTGGAATTTTCCCATGAGAGACTGGAAGAGTACAAGTGGAATTACTTGGATCAGTATATCTGTTCTGCTGGCTCTGAGGATTTCAG CCTTATCGAGTCGCTGAAGTTCTGGAGGACCcgcttcctgctgctgcccgcCTGCATCAGCGCCACGAAGCGCATCTCGGAGGGGGAGGCTCACTGCGACGTGTACGGCGACAGGCCGCGCTCTGACGAGGAGGAGTGGCAGCTCCTCGATGGCTTCATCCGCTTCGTGGAGGGCCTGAACCGCATCCGGCGCCGCCATCGCTCCGACCGGATGATCCGC AAAGGGTCTGCCATGAAAGGCTTGCAGATTACTGGGCCAATTCCCACCCACTCTCTGGAGCAGTCTGGGCCTCCCATTGGGAAGAAAGGAACCTCAGcgctctcagctctgctgcagatgGAAGCCAGTCAGAA gaCACTGggggagcagcaggcagcaatGCTTTCTGGGAAGAGCTCTGGGCAGCCTTCGGAGAGTGGGAGCATTGCTATCACACCCACCTATATGGACAGCCCTCGTAAG GATGGGGCCTTCTTTATGGATTTTGTTCGCAGCCCACGTACAGCTTCAACCTTCTACTCACAG GTCTCCATAGACCAGTCAGTTCCTGCAACCTCAGATGGCAGCACATTGATAAACCCAGGGCAGTTACCTGACAGGGGCAACACGCAGACCTTGGGGAGTTCCCAGAGTGCTGCAGACCAGGGGTATGCCCcagccagtgctgctgagaGCAG CTCTCAGCAGTGTTCAGCAAGCACTCTGACTTCCTCCTCCACCTTGATAGAGATTCTCGAAGCCATGAAACACCCCAC CACAGGGATCCAGCTGCTCTCTGAACAGAAGGGTCTCTCTCCGTACTGTTTCATCAGTGCAGAAGTGGTGCACTGGCTGGTGAATAATGTGGAGGGTGTGCAAACCCAGGCCATGGCCATCGACATCATGCAG aaaatGCTAGAAGAGCAGCTCATTGTCCATGCATCTGGAGAAGCTTTACGAACCTTTATTtatggcttttatttttacaagatTGTTGTGGACAAAGAAGCAGACCGAG TGGGCATGCAGCAGCCTGCCATGTGGCACACAGCTGCCATGGATgacttctctgccttccagagGAAATGGTTTGAGGTGGCATTTGTGGCAGAAGAGCTCCTGCACTCGGAGATCCCCGCGTTCttcctgccctggctgcccagcCGCCCAGCCTCCTATGCAAGTAGGCACAGTTCCTTTAGCCGCAGTTTCGGAGGACGGAGCCAGGCAGCTGCACTATTAG CTGAGATGTCTTTTGACTGCCTGGGGAGGCAATTCCGTGGCATGGGCCCCCGATTTGAGTGA